AGCATCCGATGACCTTCACCAATTGGGTAACCACCGATGTGCTGGATCATCCGGGCGAGCCGCTGTTCGAAGAGGATTTGGTGAGTGTGGATGCGCGACATATTCAACCGGAAGAGTGGCAGGGCGGATATTTTGCCGCATACCATGTGTACCCTTATTACCCGGACTTGTTCCATACGGACCAGACACTCCAGACCATCAAGGATGAGAACGGCGAGTACAACACGTACAAAAGTTATCTGCGCAAGCTCAAAGCCGAGTTTTCCGATATGCCTGTAATGATTACAGAGTATGGTGTACCGTCTTCGCTTGGGATCTCCCATCTGGGTATGGGGGGTCGGGATCAGGGCGGACATAACGAGGCCGAGCAGGGCGAGATCGACGCATCGCTGACTCAGGATATTTATGATGAGGGGTATGCGGGAGCGATTTTGTTCATGTGGCAGGATGAGTGGTTCAAAAAAACCTGGAACACGATGCCGCTGGAAATTCCAGCTGATCGGCGGGCCTACTGGCTGAACGTGCTGACGAATGAGAAGATGTTCGGTCTGCTCGCCATGGACCCCGGTAAGCAGGAACAGCTGACCATCGACGGGAAACTGGATGACTGGAATGCGCTGAAGAAGGAAGAGGTCACCATCTGGCAAGGTAAGGTAGACGGCATCAAGGAAATGAAAATCACCCATGATGAAGCCTACCTGTACATTGGCATGACGCTGGATCAACCTTTTGACCCGGACCAGACCTTGCTGCGCATCGGAACGGATACGCTGGATGGTGGGAATCAGCCGGGTACGAGACTTCCGGATCGAACGCTGAGTGATGGACTCGAAACGGTGATTACATTGGGGCAGGATGATGAATCACAAGTGGAGATCGCCAAGGACTATGACTTTAACCAGCGCCTCTATGGCAAGGACGGTTACGGGATGCTGACCGAGGAGCAAGAGAATGCGGCAGATCCATTCCATCCATGGAACCTGGCAGTCAGCCTGCGGATGACCCCACCGGATACCCGGTCCGCCCAACCGTTCATGAATGAGCAGGTCGGTACATTGAAACGCGGAACGACAGCTCCAGATCAATCCGATACCGATTCGTTAACCGCCTGGCAATATAACGGTAATCAGGTTGAGATGCGTATTCCATGGATGCTGCTTGGATTCGGTGACCCAAGTTCACTGCAAGCGATCAAGTACGGAGCGCTGAAAGGTGGACGGGAATTCGAAACGGTCGCAGTCAAGGGCGTTACTCTGGTTCCGTGGCTAATGGATCGTTCTACTGGAAATATCTCTTGGCCTGGTGGTGACCAGAAGACACTGGATGTGAAAACATTGCCTATATACAGCTGGCAGCCCTGGGAGCAGGTACAGTACAGTGAACGACTGAAACTGAGCTACGAGGAAATGAAGAAACGGTATGAACAAATTCCAAGTTTTCAGACCGAATAAATGAGTATAAAGGAGGACCTTTTCACATGTTTCCGAATTTGGCTTTGGCTTATCTATTTCTATACATCTGTACGGCGCTTGTCGTTGTAGGTGTAATCCTGCTGTTTGCCATGAAAATGTCCCACAACGGCAAACGGCGCAAGATTGAGTTTTATAAATTAAAGCAGCGTGACTACTTTACGTATCTGCAGACGGCGCTGACAGAGGACAGTCCATTGAAATTGCCACCTGGGAAGCTGGCCCCGCTGGAGCGTCGGGTCATCCAGAGCAAGCTTATTGAATGGATTGATCAGTTCAAGGGCGAGTATCGCAACAAATTGATTGTACTCTGCCGTGAAGCTGGATTTGTAGAGCATGATCTGAAGGAACTGAGTCGTATTCGTTATGGACGCCAGATTGATGCAGCTTATCGATTGGGCGGCATGCGTTGTCCGGAGGCCGTTCCAGGCTTGATGGAATTGCTTAAGGATGAGAAGCCTGGTCCGATGGCGATTATGATTGGTCGTTCGATCGCAAGATGTACGATCCGTCAGGGTGAACTGAAAGACATGCTCGCGCTGCTGCTGACCAAAGGAAAATCGATTCATCATCTGGCAGCAGATATTTTGCTCGAAACCAGTCTGGAACCAAGCAGAATTCTGATTGAGTTGCTGGAAGATCGCAATCCTGACTTTGTCAAAGTGGGACTGGTTGCGATGTGGGGACAAGCTGTGCCGGAAGTGATGCCTGCACTCGACAGACTCGTTGGTGCAGAACATCAGGATGTACGGGCAGAAGCGGTGAAGCTGTACCTTAGCGCAAGTCCGGCACTTCAGGACGAAACCATTCTGAAGCTCATGCAGGATTCGGACCCGGAGGTGCGTGCCGAAGTGGTGCAGGCGCTCGGTTCGAAACATGCGTCAGGCAGCATTCCACTGCTGCGCAAAGCGCTGCGTGATGAAGATTGGGGCGTACGCTATAACAGTGCGGAGAGCCTGGGCAAGCTGGGCGAACCGGGATTTGAAGCCTTGTGTCAAGCCGCTGTGGAGGGCACAGGTGCTGAACGGGAAATTGCAATGCAGCAGATTGAGAGTACGATGCAGCACTCAGGAACAGACCACAAAGCCGTTGACCAGATGATTGCACATAACAAAAAAAGGCTGCTGTATGATCGGTACTTCGGTCCCGTACGTGGGAACCGGACAACAAGCACGAAACGTACAGGTGTGGCTGCGGTAGGAGGGGATTACACTGCTTAGAGATCTACTATTAATCTACGGCATGGTTGCAATCTATTATGTCGTTGCCGTAAATACGCTTTACTTTTCGATTCTGGCCTTATCATTCCGTAACATTTGGACAATCTTCAGGCGTTCGCATTATTCCAAATACAATACGTTGTCAGGCTCGGAGCTGGTACCATCGGTTTCCTTGCTGGTGCCTGCATACAACGAGGAACTGACGATTATTGAAAATGTAAACTGCCTGATGACGCTGAATTATCCAACGTATGAAGTCATCGTGGTGAATGATGGTTCCAGCGATACCACCTTAAAGGTGTTGCTGGAAGAATATCGTCTGAAGCCGGTACCCAACACGAAGATTCGGGGCAAGATTTCCTGTCAGAAAATTCGCGGGATCTACCACAATCCGGAATTCCCCGACCTGTATGTCATTGACAAGGAAAACGGCGGAAAGGCCGATTCCCTCAATGCCGGAATCAACCTGTCTCATTATCCGTTGATTTCTTCCATCGATGCCGACTCTTTGCTGGAGAAGGATGCCCTGATTCGTATGGCTCGCATGTATATGGAGAATCCGGAAGAGACGGTGGCTATTGGTGGGGATGTACGGATAGCTAACGGCTGCAAAATCGAGAATGGGGCAGTGCAGGACGTTTCACTGCCTCGCAAGATTTGGCCAATGTTCCAGTCCATCGAGTATCTCAAAGCCTTTCTCGGCGGACGGATCGGTTGGAGTCACATGAATGGTCTGATCATCGTCTCGGGTGCCTTCGGCATGTTCCGCAAGGATGCGGTTATTGCGGTTGGGGGATACCGGGACGGTTATCCGGGTGAAGACATGAACATTATCATCAAGCTTCACCGTTATATGCTGGAGAACAAATTGAAATACCGCGTAGCTTTCTGCCCTGAAGCCGTGTGCTGGACGCAGGCGCCGGATTCCTACCGGATCTTGTCCAGTCAGCGCAAGCGCTGGGGACGTGGAAATCTGAAGAACATGATCGAGAATCGCGGCATGTTGTTCAACCCGAAATATAAAGTCATGGGCATGCTGACTATGCCGTACAACATCCTTTTTGAAGCGCTGAACCCGTATTTCCGCATTACCGGACTTCTCGCTCTCACGGGATATGTACTGATGGATATGACTCAGTGGCCGATACTTCTTCTGTTTGGATTGCTCAACGTGGTGAGTGGTTATCTGCTGAGTGTGGGAGCACTTGTGCTCGAGGAAATTGCATTCAAGCGGTATAACAAGCTATCGGATCTGGTCAAAATGCTGTTCTACTCCGCTCTGAAATTCGTCGGCTATCATCAGCTCGGCGTGCTGTGGAGATTGCAGGGGCATATCCAGTTCATGCAAAACAATAACTCATGGGGTACCATGACACGCCAAAGCTGGTCCGAAGAAGAGAAGACAAGCGAGGCGGCTTAAGCACAGCGTAATCAAAGTAATACAGCAGAAACAATATAGATAACCGAGGGAGAAGGGTGGAAAAGAACATGCCAAATACGGCGACATTGCAGCGTGAGGCTGCCGTTAATGTGTACCGCAGTGTAGAACAGGGATTGAAAGAAACGGGTGCCGAAACATGCGGCTTAATGTTCATCCATTGTGCAGGGCAGTCTCAGCCGGAGCAGCAGGTCAGGACATATCTGGAGCAGACCAGTGAGTCTGCCTTCCAGGTCTGGCAGGATGGAGCCACACAGGCGATTGCTGTCCTGCTGCCAGGGTTGACACTGGATGAGGTTCATTATGAGGGGCTTCGCATCAAGCATGAATTGCAGGAGACGGTACCTGGTGCCGATCCGCAAATTACGCTGGCAAGTTTCCCGGCAGGTGAGCGTCCTTCAAAGGCAACCATTCAACATATGGCTGAGTCCGCCAAGCTGGTAGACCCGTCGGAGATTCATATCTACACGCTGGACAAGACGGCAGACGAGCCGGAACGAATTTTGATTGTGGATAACGATCCGACGGTACGCGAGTTTCTGCAATTGCGTCTGAAGATGCAGGGGTATGAAACTTATGAAGCGGTGGATGGACTGGCTGCACTGGAACTGATTGAGAAACTCACGCCTGACCTGGTACTGACCGAATTGAATCTGTATGGCATTGATGGCCTGCCGTTCATTCAACATATTCAGAACCTGGATGTGGAGCAGCCGCCCAAAATCGTCGTATTAACGGAACAACGTGTGGAACAAACGATCAGCCAATGCTTCCGCAGCGGAGTCGATGATTATATGACCAAACCGTTCTCACCTGTGGAGCTGGATGCCCGAATCAGGCGCTGCCTGCACTAAATGCAACCACAAGCAAAGCCAAGAGAAGCCAATAGCCTTCATTCATTTTTATCAGCCCAATAAGTACATTTACAGACAAACATCTATCAAATGGATTCGTCAATCAACCAAAAAAATACACTGCCCGGAGGGAATATCATGGAGAATCAACAATTCCACACATTACTGAATGCGATCGAAAATAAAGAAGCGGTGCTCGGCGTGGTCGGGCTCGGTTACGTAGGATTACCACTTGCGGTGGAAATGGTCAATCAGGGTTTCACGGTCATCGGGATTGATCTGGATGCATCCAAAGTGGAGAGCATTTATCAGGGAGATTCCTATATTCACGATATTTCGTCCGATGAATTGAAAAAAGTAATGCAAAGCGGCCGCTTCCAGCCTACAACGGATTACAGCATGCTTCGCGTGATTGACGCGTTGAGCATCTGCGTACCTACACCGCTCAGTGAAAATCAGGACCCGGATACGTCTTATATCGAGACGGTTGTGGATCAGATTAAACTGCACATGAAACCAGGCATGCTGATTACACTGGAGAGCACCACTTATCCGGGTACAACCGAAGAGCTGATCCAGGATGAGCTGGACAAAATCGGACATGAAGCAGGCAAAGACTACTTCCTGTGCTTCTCGCCTGAACGTGTGGACCCGTCCAACGGACGATTCACTACGTTTAATACACCAAAAGTCATCGGGGGCACAACGGAAGCTTGCCTCAAGCTGGGAACAGCGTTGTACAGCAAATATGTTGAAACGGTTGTACCTGTATCTTCACCCAAAGTGGCTGAAATGTCCAAACTGCTTGAAAATACGTTCCGCAGCGTAAACATTGCCTTTGTTAATGAAATGGCCATGATGTGTGATCGTATGGGCATTGATATCTGGGAAGTTATCGATGCAGCTGCGACGAAGCCGTTTGGCTTCATGCCTTTCTATCCGGGCCCTGGCATCGGCGGTCACTGCATTCCGCTTGATCCGATGTATCTGTCCTGGAAGGCCAAAGGATTCCGTTTCTACAGCAAATTCATTGAGCTGGCGCAATCCACCAATGACAATATGCCATATTATGTACTGAACAAAACATCAACCATTCTGAATGAGTATGCGAAATCGGTACGTAAATCCAACATTCTGTTGCTCGGTATGTCGTACAAGCCGAATATTGCCGATCTGCGTGAATCTCCAGGACTGGAAGTCTATGAACTGTTCAAGGAAGGCGGAGCCAATGTCAGCTATTATGATCCACATGCTGAATCGTTCCGGGACAAACATGGCGAGACAGTATATAGCGAAACGTTCAATCTGGAGCAGTTCAAGAAGTACGATTGCATCGTGCTGATCACCAACCACAGCGATTTGCCTTACTTTGATATTGCCGAGATGGGTGTGCCGATTCTGGATACACGTAATGCGTTCAAAACGTATACACATCCGCACATTTACAAGATTGGTCATTCGGTACAGCACCCTGTGCTGGAGCCAAGTGAAGCGTTGCTCGTCTGAGGAATCTAACGAACAAGTGGGGCAAACTGACGGTGAAGGCAAAATGGGCCATCTTGGCCCTGCTGTTCTGCCTGCTTCTTCTGCCCTGGCTACTTAAATGGTTTTCACATGAGGAACACAAAGCGACCTGGCTGTGGGACGCTTCCATTATTGCAGAGCAGACGCCTGAGATTATCTCCTTCTCCAAAGCGCAGGGTGTGGATACCATTTTCCTGCAAATTCAGGATGAGGTACCCGATGCGACTTACCGCGAATTCATCGCGGCTGCACGACAGGCTGAGATTGACGTACATGCCCTTAACGGTCATGCAGACTGGGCCTATACGGAGAAGCGGGAAGAGGGACTTGCGTTTATTGAAAAAGTACGGGCATATAATGCAGCTTCGGCCAAAAATGAACGCTTTGAGGGAATTCAGCTGGATGTGGAGCCT
Above is a window of Paenibacillus sp. E222 DNA encoding:
- a CDS encoding response regulator transcription factor, whose protein sequence is MPNTATLQREAAVNVYRSVEQGLKETGAETCGLMFIHCAGQSQPEQQVRTYLEQTSESAFQVWQDGATQAIAVLLPGLTLDEVHYEGLRIKHELQETVPGADPQITLASFPAGERPSKATIQHMAESAKLVDPSEIHIYTLDKTADEPERILIVDNDPTVREFLQLRLKMQGYETYEAVDGLAALELIEKLTPDLVLTELNLYGIDGLPFIQHIQNLDVEQPPKIVVLTEQRVEQTISQCFRSGVDDYMTKPFSPVELDARIRRCLH
- a CDS encoding glycosyltransferase; its protein translation is MVAIYYVVAVNTLYFSILALSFRNIWTIFRRSHYSKYNTLSGSELVPSVSLLVPAYNEELTIIENVNCLMTLNYPTYEVIVVNDGSSDTTLKVLLEEYRLKPVPNTKIRGKISCQKIRGIYHNPEFPDLYVIDKENGGKADSLNAGINLSHYPLISSIDADSLLEKDALIRMARMYMENPEETVAIGGDVRIANGCKIENGAVQDVSLPRKIWPMFQSIEYLKAFLGGRIGWSHMNGLIIVSGAFGMFRKDAVIAVGGYRDGYPGEDMNIIIKLHRYMLENKLKYRVAFCPEAVCWTQAPDSYRILSSQRKRWGRGNLKNMIENRGMLFNPKYKVMGMLTMPYNILFEALNPYFRITGLLALTGYVLMDMTQWPILLLFGLLNVVSGYLLSVGALVLEEIAFKRYNKLSDLVKMLFYSALKFVGYHQLGVLWRLQGHIQFMQNNNSWGTMTRQSWSEEEKTSEAA
- a CDS encoding nucleotide sugar dehydrogenase, which codes for MENQQFHTLLNAIENKEAVLGVVGLGYVGLPLAVEMVNQGFTVIGIDLDASKVESIYQGDSYIHDISSDELKKVMQSGRFQPTTDYSMLRVIDALSICVPTPLSENQDPDTSYIETVVDQIKLHMKPGMLITLESTTYPGTTEELIQDELDKIGHEAGKDYFLCFSPERVDPSNGRFTTFNTPKVIGGTTEACLKLGTALYSKYVETVVPVSSPKVAEMSKLLENTFRSVNIAFVNEMAMMCDRMGIDIWEVIDAAATKPFGFMPFYPGPGIGGHCIPLDPMYLSWKAKGFRFYSKFIELAQSTNDNMPYYVLNKTSTILNEYAKSVRKSNILLLGMSYKPNIADLRESPGLEVYELFKEGGANVSYYDPHAESFRDKHGETVYSETFNLEQFKKYDCIVLITNHSDLPYFDIAEMGVPILDTRNAFKTYTHPHIYKIGHSVQHPVLEPSEALLV
- a CDS encoding HEAT repeat domain-containing protein, producing MFPNLALAYLFLYICTALVVVGVILLFAMKMSHNGKRRKIEFYKLKQRDYFTYLQTALTEDSPLKLPPGKLAPLERRVIQSKLIEWIDQFKGEYRNKLIVLCREAGFVEHDLKELSRIRYGRQIDAAYRLGGMRCPEAVPGLMELLKDEKPGPMAIMIGRSIARCTIRQGELKDMLALLLTKGKSIHHLAADILLETSLEPSRILIELLEDRNPDFVKVGLVAMWGQAVPEVMPALDRLVGAEHQDVRAEAVKLYLSASPALQDETILKLMQDSDPEVRAEVVQALGSKHASGSIPLLRKALRDEDWGVRYNSAESLGKLGEPGFEALCQAAVEGTGAEREIAMQQIESTMQHSGTDHKAVDQMIAHNKKRLLYDRYFGPVRGNRTTSTKRTGVAAVGGDYTA